One Rhinolophus sinicus isolate RSC01 linkage group LG06, ASM3656204v1, whole genome shotgun sequence DNA window includes the following coding sequences:
- the RTN4RL2 gene encoding reticulon-4 receptor-like 2 translates to MLPGLRRLLQGPASACLLLMLLALPPAAPSCPMLCTCYSSPPTVSCQANNFSSVPLSLPPSTQRLFLQNNLIRTLRPGTFGPNLLTLWLFSNNLSTIYPGTFRHLQALEELDLGDNRHLRSLEPDTFQGLERLQSLHLYRCQLSSLPGNIFRGLVSLQYLYLQENSLLHLQDDLFADLANLSHLFLHGNRLRLLTEHVFRGLGSLDRLLLHGNRLQGVHRAAFRGLSRLTILYLFNNSLASLPGEALSDLPALEFLRLNANPWACDCRARPLWAWFQRARVSSSDVTCATPPERQGRDLRALREADFQTCPPAAPTRPGSRARGNSSSNHLYGVAEAGAPPADPSTLYRDLPAEDPRGRQGGDAPTEDDYWGGYEGEDQRGEQTCPGAACQAPPDSRGPALSAALPTPLLCLLLLAPHHL, encoded by the exons ATGCTGCCCGGGCTCAGGCGCCTGCTGCAAG GTCCCGCCTCCGCCTGCCTCCTGCTGAtgctcctggccctgcccccagcagcccccagctGCCCCATGCTCTGTACCTGCTACTCGTCCCCGCCCACCGTGAGCTGCCAGGCCAACAACTTCTCCTCCGTGCCGCTGTCCCTGCCGCCCAGCACCCAGCGACTCTTCCTTCAGAACAACCTCATCCGCACGCTGCGGCCGGGCACCTTCGGGCCCAACCTGCTCACCCTGTGGCTCTTCTCCAACAACCTCTCCACCATCTACCCGGGCACCTTCCGCCACCTGCAGGCCCTGGAGGAGCTGGACCTCGGGGACAACCGGCACCTGCGCTCTCTGGAGCCCGACACCTTCCAGGGCCTGGAGCGGCTGCAGTCGCTGCATCTGTACCGCTGCCAGCTCAGCAGCCTGCCCGGCAACATCTTCCGCGGCCTGGTCAGCCTGCAGTACCTCTACCTCCAGGAGAACAGCCTGCTCCACCTACAG gATGACCTGTTCGCGGACCTGGCCAACCTGAGCCACCTCTTCCTGCACGGGAACCGCCTGCGGTTGCTGACGGAGCACGTGTTCCGCGGCCTGGGCAGCCTGGACCGGCTGCTGCTGCACGGGAACCGGCTGCAGGGCGTGCACCGCGCGGCCTTCCGCGGCCTCAGCCGCCTCACCATCCTCTACCTGTTCAACAACAGCCTGGCCTCGCTGCCTGGCGAGGCGCTGTCCGACCTGCCGGCGCTCGAGTTCCTGCGGCTCAACGCCAACCCCTGGGCGTGCGACTGCCGCGCACGGCCGCTCTGGGCCTGGTTCCAGCGCGCGCGCGTGTCCAGCTCCGACGTGACCTGCGCCACCCCCCCGGAGCGCCAGGGCCGGGACCTGCGCGCGCTCCGGGAGGCCGACTTCCAGACCTGCCCGCCCGCGGCGCCCACGCGGCCCGGCAGCCGCGCCCGCGGCAACAGCTCCTCCAACCACCTGTACGGGGTGGCGGAGGCCGGGGCACCCCCCGCCGACCCCTCCACCCTCTACCGAGACCTGCCCGCTGAAGACCCGCGGGGGCGCCAGGGCGGGGACGCGCCCACTGAGGACGACTACTGGGGGGGCTACGAGGGCGAGGACCAGCGAGGGGAGCAGACGTGCCCCGGCGCCGCCTGCCAGGCGCCCCCGGACTCCCGCGGCCCGGCGCTGTCGGCCgcgctccccacccccctgctTTGCCTCCTGCTCCTGGCGCCCCACCACCTCTGA